The following coding sequences lie in one Sorghum bicolor cultivar BTx623 chromosome 6, Sorghum_bicolor_NCBIv3, whole genome shotgun sequence genomic window:
- the LOC8065966 gene encoding uncharacterized protein LOC8065966: MSFNDDEPIIPPSNSGPRPTPIVPGRVQLVSKNNNMAPLEENTQKVLLELTGGDSTSDRSGLDLVAVLDVSGSMQGEKIDKMKTAMKFVVKKLSSIDRLSIVTFMDTATRICPLRQVTDASQPELLGLIDALNPGGNTNITDGLQTGLKVLADRNLSSGRVVGVMLMSDGQQNRGGNAADVKIGNAPVYTFGFGADYDPTVLNAVARNSMGGTFSVVNDVDKLSMAFSQCLAGLLTVVVQDLTVTVTPVEDESTIQKVAAGNYPQTQDAGSVTVAFGDLYSKEVRKLIVDLLLPAIDTERGADILEVTYAYKTAGKLFDAPPATVTVRRSGSSFPADDPPVDVVKEEARLQTATMIKQARTMADGKKLGDALDKLVEAQNALGDVPVADPYDDPLLDALRKELQELQKLMKSPAVYEQQGRPYAMSSETSHDRQRFAARGDMEKNRLFATPRMDKYLEQAKKFDEDPAAPLPPADVDEKEEVAANPLAPLAGPITFYIQAAVQALQAIEKLINNGAKAV, translated from the exons ATGTCCTTCAACGATGACGAGCCGATTATCCCTCCTTCAAACTCAG GTCCGAGGCCGACGCCGATCGTGCCCGGGAGGGTGCAGCTGGTGAGCAAGAACAACAACATGGCTCCACTGGAGGAGAACACCCAGAAGGTGCTGCTGGAGCTCACCGGCGGCGACTCCACCAGCGACCGGTCGGGGCTGGACCTGGTGGCGGTGCTGGACGTGAGCGGCAGCATGCAGGGCGAGAAGATCGACAAGATGAAGACCGCCATGAAGTTCGTGGTGAAGAAGCTCAGCTCCATCGACCGCCTCTCCATCGTCACCTTCATGGACACCGCCACCAGGATCTGCCCGCTCCGCCAGGTCACCGACGCCTCCCAGCCGGAGCTCCTGGGGCTCATCGACGCGCTCAACCCCGGCGGCAACACCAACATCACCGACGGTCTCCAGACGGGGCTCAAGGTCCTCGCCGACCGGAACCTCAGCTCCGGCCGCGTCGTCGGGGTCATGCTCATGTCCGACGGACAGCAGAACAGAGGTGGGAACGCCGCCGACGTCAAGATCGGCAACGCGCCCGTGTACACCTTCGGGTTCGGCGCCGACTACGACCCCACGGTGCTCAACGCCGTCGCCAGGAACAGCATGGGAGGGACCTTCTCCGTCGTCAACGACGTCGACAAGCTCAGCATGGCCTTCTCCCAGTGCCTCGCCGGCCTGCTCACCGTGGTCGTGCAGGACCTCACCGTCACGGTGACACCCGTCGAGGACGAGTCCACCATACAGAAGGTGGCCGCCGGAAATTACCCGCAGACGCAGGACGCCGGCTCCGTCACCGTCGCCTTCGGCGACCTCTACAGCAAGGAGGTGAGGAAACTGATCGTGGACCTCCTCCTCCCAGCCATCGAcaccgagcgcggcgccgacatCCTGGAGGTGACCTACGCGTACAAGACGGCGGGGAAGCTGTTCGacgcgccgccggcgacggtCACCGTGCGGCGGAGCGGCAGTTCCTTCCCGGCGGATGACCCGCCGGTGGATGTGGTGAAGGAGGAGGCCCGGCTGCAGACGGCGACGATGATCAAGCAGGCGAGGACAATGGCGGACGGCAAGAAGCTGGGCGACGCGCTGGACAAACTAGTGGAGGCGCAGAACGCGCTGGGGGACGTGCCGGTGGCGGATCCGTACGACGACCCGCTGCTGGACGCGCTGAGGAAGGAGCTGCAGGAGCTGCAGAAGCTGATGAAGTCGCCGGCGGTGTACGAGCAGCAGGGCCGGCCGTACGCCATGTCGTCGGAGACGTCGCACGACCGGCAGCGGTTCGCAGCGAGGGGCGACATGGAGAAGAACAGGCTGTTCGCGACGCCGCGCATGGACAAGTACCTGGAGCAGGCCAAGAAGTTCGACGAGGACCCGgcggcgccgctgccgccggcggATGTGGACGAGAAAGAGGAGGTCGCCGCCAACCCGCTCGCGCCGTTGGCTGGGCCCATCACCTTCTACATCCAGGCCGCCGTCCAGGCACTGCAGGCCATTGAGAAGCTCATCAACAATGGAGCCAAGGCAGTGTAG